In one window of Nocardiopsis aegyptia DNA:
- a CDS encoding OmpA family protein, translating into MARKSPLTVVALLASGSLLLTGCSVTEDVSGWWSETFGDASGPPEVREEFPYVREGRIFQDTGQDTEMRFAVTGLERTDEYTVMRYEVTYLGDFSGPNRNLSMAHTLVDPLTGRVYREFLDEEGLKYGSESPNQDGLYPVHDGVTNEYVRYFPRLPDETAQVTFVGSGLGAMTGIPVQDVEEETPGPENPNGADHLTLDDPPPSGENLTFANRRPDEDALADEGWVQSFVDSEIASTTRDGDREIISLHSDVMFAFDEASLTEEAEEVVRRAATTLATNVDPDDPTITVIGHTDGIGSASYNDNLSVERAESVRDLLAEEIGTGYTLEVEGRGMDEPVAREGGPDDEQARARNRRVEFSYVFDDTVEATEEEYDDDGLGTAQRNVTWPAPFSDDPGSVVAEGELDGVRLEIYPLRRDGAYVIGTVAFTNTTDEPLVPELGGTEAIQAGGPEQFNKGTLGGFQLLEPEAGLVRYVAQMDFGEGRYSSFAEEVHMLQPGNTYDLVAVFPAPAADVEELTLRAGPFGEFEEIPVEY; encoded by the coding sequence ATGGCGCGGAAGTCGCCCCTCACCGTGGTCGCGCTGTTGGCCTCGGGCAGCCTCCTGCTCACCGGCTGCTCCGTCACCGAGGACGTGTCCGGCTGGTGGTCGGAGACCTTCGGTGACGCGTCCGGTCCGCCCGAGGTCCGCGAGGAGTTCCCCTACGTCCGTGAGGGCCGGATCTTCCAGGACACCGGCCAGGACACCGAGATGCGCTTCGCCGTCACCGGCCTCGAACGGACCGACGAGTACACGGTCATGCGCTACGAGGTGACCTATCTCGGCGACTTCTCCGGACCCAACCGGAACCTGAGCATGGCCCACACCCTCGTCGATCCGCTCACCGGCCGCGTGTACCGCGAGTTCCTGGACGAGGAGGGCCTCAAGTACGGGTCGGAGAGCCCCAACCAGGACGGCCTCTACCCCGTGCACGACGGGGTCACCAACGAGTACGTCCGCTACTTCCCGCGGCTGCCCGACGAGACGGCCCAGGTGACCTTCGTCGGCAGCGGCCTGGGTGCCATGACCGGCATCCCCGTCCAGGACGTCGAGGAGGAGACCCCGGGCCCGGAGAACCCCAACGGGGCCGACCACCTCACGCTCGACGATCCGCCCCCGTCCGGTGAGAACCTGACCTTCGCCAACCGCAGGCCGGACGAGGACGCGCTCGCCGACGAGGGCTGGGTGCAGAGCTTCGTCGACTCCGAGATCGCCTCCACCACCCGGGACGGCGACCGCGAGATCATCTCGCTGCACTCCGACGTGATGTTCGCCTTCGACGAGGCCTCCCTGACGGAGGAGGCCGAGGAGGTCGTGCGCCGCGCGGCCACCACGCTGGCGACCAACGTCGACCCCGACGACCCGACCATCACCGTCATCGGCCACACCGACGGCATCGGCTCGGCCTCCTACAACGACAATCTGTCGGTGGAGCGCGCGGAGAGCGTGCGCGACCTGCTCGCCGAGGAGATCGGCACGGGCTACACGCTGGAGGTCGAGGGCCGCGGCATGGACGAGCCGGTGGCCCGCGAGGGCGGCCCGGACGACGAGCAGGCCCGCGCCCGCAACCGCCGCGTCGAGTTCTCCTACGTCTTCGACGACACGGTCGAGGCCACCGAGGAGGAGTACGACGACGACGGCCTGGGCACCGCCCAGCGCAACGTCACCTGGCCCGCGCCCTTCAGCGACGACCCGGGGTCGGTCGTGGCCGAGGGCGAGCTGGACGGTGTGCGCCTGGAGATCTACCCGTTGCGCCGCGACGGCGCCTACGTGATCGGCACGGTGGCCTTCACCAACACCACCGACGAGCCGCTCGTGCCGGAGCTGGGCGGCACCGAGGCCATCCAGGCCGGCGGGCCGGAGCAGTTCAACAAGGGCACGCTCGGCGGGTTCCAGCTCCTGGAGCCGGAGGCCGGGCTCGTGCGGTACGTGGCGCAGATGGACTTCGGCGAGGGGCGCTACAGCAGCTTCGCCGAGGAGGTCCACATGCTGCAGCCGGGCAACACCTACGACCTCGTCGCGGTCTTCCCCGCGCCCGCGGCCGACGTGGAGGAGCTGACGCTGCGCGCCGGGCCGTTCGGCGAGTTCGAGGAGATCCCCGTCGAGTACTAG